Part of the Cryptosporangium arvum DSM 44712 genome, CGGACAGCAGCGCTTCCCGCGAGGGCTTCCTCTCCTGGACCGACGTCTCGGTCGCCTCGACGCTCACAGCGCCACCCCTGCCTCTGCGATGTCCCGCTGGTAGATCTCACGCCGGCGGTCGGCCGGCAGGTGGCACGCCACCGAGTGCCCGGCGTCGTCCAGCACCGGCAGCAGCTCCGGCACGTCGGTGAACGAGCGGTCGCCGTTCTGGCCGGCGTACGGGCAGCGCGGGTGGAACGCGCAGCCGGACGGACGGTTGAGCAGGCTGGGCGGGCTTCCCTTGATCGGGACGAGGTCGGCCTCGGCGTCGCCGTGCAGCGAGGGCACCGAGTTGAGCAGGCCCCACGTGTACGGGTGCTGCGGGCGGCGCAGCACCTGCTCGACGGTGCCCTTCTCGACCGCGCGCCCGGCGTACATCACCAGGACGTCGTCGGCGATCTGGCTGATCACGCCCAGGTCGTGGGTGATGATGATGACCGCCGAGTGGAACTCGGACTGCAGGTCCTCGAGCAGGTCGAGGATCTGGGCCTGGACGGTCACGTCCAGCGCGGTGGTCGGCTCGTCGGCGATCAGCAGGTCGGGGTCGTTGACCAGCGACATCGCGATCATCGCGCGCTGGCGCATACCGCCGGAGAATTCGTGCGGGTAGCTGTCGACGCGCTTGTCCGGGCGCGGGATGCCGACCCGGTCGAGCATCTCGATCGCCCGCGTGCGCGCGACCTTCTTGGACGCGTCCGGGTGGTGGATGCGGTACGCCTCCACGATCTGCCGGCCCACCGTGTAGTACGGGTGCAGCGCCGAGAGCGGGTCCTGGAAGATCATGGCCATCGTCTGGCCACGCAGCTTCCGGACCTCTTCCTCCGGACAGCCGATGATCTGACGGCCGCCGACCGTGATGCTGCCCGTGATCTCCGCGCGCTTCAGGTCGTGCAGCCCCATGATGGCCATGCTGCTCACGGACTTGCCGGAGCCGGACTCGCCCACGATGCCGAGCGTCTGTCCACGGCGGACGCCGTAACTCACACCGTCGACGGCTTGCACGGTGCCGTCCATGGTCGCGAACGAGACCTTGAGGTCATCGACGCGGAGGAAGTCCTCTTCCCCATCAGGGGCAACAGCCTCAGCAGATTCAGTCATCCGAGCCTCACCCGCGGATCGATGTACGCATAGAGCCAGTCGACGACCACGTTCGTCAACACGATGAAGAACGCGGCCAGCAGCACCGTGGCCATGACGACCGGCAGGTTCAGCTGCCGCGCGGCCTCCGCCGCGACGAACCCGACGCCCGGCATGCCGAACACGTTCTCGGTGATCACCGCACCACCGAGCGAGACGCCCAGGTCCAGGCCGAAGATCGTGACGATCGGCGTGATGCCGGCGCGCAGCGCGTGACGCAGGTAGACCTGCCGGGGTGGCAGCCCCTTGGCCCTGGCCGTGCGGACGAAGTCCTCGGACAGGGTTTCGAGCATCTGGGCGCGGGTGAGCCGGGCGTAGATCGCCGAGTTGAGGAACGCGAGCGTCGTCCAGGGCAGGATCATGCCGGTCAGCCAGTCCCCGACGCTCTCGAACGGACTGGTGTAGGACGGCGTCGGCAGCCATTTCAAGGTGTAGACGAAGAGCACCTGCAGCAGCAGGCCGACGAAGTAGATCTGCAGCGAGGCACCGGCGAGCGAGAAACCGATCGCTGACCGGTCGATCCAGGTACCGCGGCGCAAGGCGGAGATGAAGCCGAGCGAGACACCCAGCAACGCCCACATCGCGGCTCCACCGAGGACGATCGAGATCGTCACCGGGAGCGCGCGCCCGACGATGCTGGACACCGCCTCGCTGCTCCGGAACGACCAGCCCAGGCACGGCGCGTCGCACTTGATCGCGGTGTCGCCCTCGCCGATCGTGCGACCGACCACGATGCCTTTCATGTACTGGCCGTACTGCGTCCAGAGCGGCTGGTCCAGGCCGAGTTGCTTCTCGATGTTCTGAACCTGGGAGGGGCGGCAGTCGCGACCGCACTGCAGTTCGGCCGGGCTGGTCGGAACCGCGAAGAACATAAAAAAGGTGAGGACGCTCACGCCGAACAATGTCAGCAGCGCGAGTGAGCCTCGCCGCAGGATGAACCGGGCCACGGACCTCTCCCAGCCGAGTGCTCCGGTCGGCCGCCGAACCGACGGCCGACCGGAGCAGCAGTGACTACTTGACGTACAGGTTGTTCAGACCCGAGTTGCCGTACGGCTTGCTCAGGTAGATGCCGCCGATCTTCGAGCCGTACAGGGTCGTCTGCTTGTCGTAGATGACCGGGATGGTCGGCGCGAGGCGGGTCATGATGTCCTTGTCCAGCGCGCCCCAGGCCTTGTCGGCCTCGGTCAGGTCGGACAGCCCGAGGATCCGGACGATCTCCTCGTTGGTCTTCGGGTCGTTCAGGTACGCCGTGTTGTTGTTGCCTTCCGGCGTGATCCGCTTGCCGTCCCACAGCGGCGGGATGACCGTTCCGGCTCCCGGCCAGTCCGAACCCCAGCCGTACATGTACATGTCGAACTGGTTGTTCTTCTTTCCGATGACCGTGTAGTACTGGTCCTCGTCGACCGGCTGGATCGTGAGGTCGACACCGGCCGGCTTCAGGCTGCTCCGCAGGAACGCGGCGATCGCCTGGTTGCGCTCGGTGTTGCGGTAGGCGTAGGTCAGCTTGACGGTCTTGCCGCCGAGCAGCTCCTTGGCCTTCTCGATGTTGCCGGTGGCGCCGCCGTCGTAGGCGTTGTACTTGTCGTAGCCCGACGTCGTCGGCGAGAGCAGCGTGGTGCCCGCCTCACCGGCGTAGGAGCCCCAGACCTTCAGCAGGCCCTGGCGGTCGATCGCGTAGTTCAGCGCCTGGCGCAGCTTGAGGTCGGTGACCCGCTGGGTGTTGAAGTTGATCTGCCAGACGTACTGCGTCGGGCCGGTCAGGATCCGGTCCTTGGCCTGCGCAACGGCCTTCGGGTAGACGCTCGCCGGGATCGTCATGTCCTGGAAGGTCAGCGCGGTCTGGGCCGCACCGGCGTCGGAGATCAGCAGCTCGCTGGCCTGCTCGGCGGTCCGGGTGAAGTCGACGACGTACTGGTCCGGGAAGTCGTGCCGGATCGGGTCGGTCTTCGGGTCCCAGTTCTCGTTACGCACCAGCACCATCTTCTGGGTGCGGTTGTACGTCTGGATCTTGTACGGGCCGGACGAGAACGGCCGGTTGTCGTACTGGATCTTCGTGTCACGCGCCGGCGGCACCGGCGACGAGGTCGGCAGCGCCATCGCGAACGGGGTGTCCGCGTGCGCCTCCGGGAACGTGAAGATGATCGTCTTCGCGTCCGGGACCTGGACACCCGGCGGGGTCTTCGCGCCGCCGTTGTACGGGCCCTTGTACTTCGCGTTGTAGTCCGCGCTACCGGCCAGCCACTGCTGGATGTAGTGCGGGCCGTTCGGCAGGTCCGGGCTGAACGAGCGGGCGATGCCGTACGCGACGTCCTGGGCGGTGATCGCCGAGCCGTCCTCGTACTTCAGGCCGTCCTTCAGCGTGTACTTCCAGGTCTTGCCGCCGTTGGACTCCTCGCCGGTGTTCGTGGCGAGGTCACCCACGACCTCGAGCTTGCCGTCGCCGTTCTCCCGGTACTGGGTCAGCGTCCGGTACAGCAGGTTCGAGCCGGTCGTCTGCGACGGCACGACGTAGTTCTGCTGCGGGTCGAGGTGCTCGAAGTCGCCGCTGGTGTACAGCGTGACGGTGCCGCCCTTCTTGGCACCGGAAACCTCGGGAGCGGGTCCGTCCGAGTTCTCCGCGAGCGTGGCGGTCTGCGTCTCCGCCTTCGTCGATTCGCCGGTGGTGTCGTTGTCGCCGGTGTTCTTGCTGCAGCCGGCAGCGGCGAGCGCCACCGCAAGGACGCCGACGCTCAGCATCCGTACTGGTCGTCGCACGGTTACCTCTCTTCTTCCCAAGGAACCGGTCATCGCGCTGACCGGGGATCAAGTGCGTCGCGCAGCGAGTCACCGAACAGGTTGAACGCAAGCACGAGCAAGAACAGGGCGATGCCGGGGAAGAACGCGTACGCCGGGTCGGCGGACACGTAGCTGGTGGACCGGAAGATCATCCGACCCCAGTCCGGCACCGGTTCGGTGACACCGATACCGAGGAACGACAACGCCGCCTCGGTCGTGACGTACTGCGGCACCGCCAGCGAGAACGTCACCAGGATCGGCGCCCACAGGTTCGGCAGCAGCTGCCGGAAGATGATGTGCCGGGTGCCCGCGCCGGCCGCGCGGGCGGCGTCGACGAACTCGCGTTCGCGGAGCGAGAGAACTTGGCCTCGGACGAGCCGGCACGTGCTCATCCAGCCGAACGTCACGAGCACGCCGACGACGACGTAGATGCGTGATTCGACACTCGGTTGTTTCTGCACGGAACCCGTGATCAAGGTGTTGATGATCGGAATTGCCGCGAGCGAGAAGATGATGAAGGGAAACGCCAGTAGCAGGTCGGTGATCCAGCTGATCACCGAGTCGACCCAGCCGCCCAGGAAACCCGAGACCAGGCCCATGACCACGCCGATCACCGTGCTGAAGACCGCGGCCGCGAATGCGATCCCGAGTGACGTCCGGGCGCCGTAGACCAACTGCACGAAGATGTCGCGGCCGAGCTGCGGCTCCAGGCCGAACCAGTGCTCGCCGCTGACTCCGCCCAGGTAACCGAGCGGATAGCCGATCGAGTCGAGCTCGTCCCCGAAGAGCTGGTCCTTGTTAATTCCGTAGGCGGACACGATCAGGTCTGCGAAGATCGCGACCAGAAGGAAGAACACCAGCACGACGACGCTGGTCACCGCGACTTTGTCGCGGCGCAGGCGCAGCCAGGCGAGTTGTCCGGGTGAGCGGCCCTGAACCTTGGGCTGCTTGTCACCGCGGTCGCCGGGCTCGTCTCCGGCGGCCGGCGCGAGCACCGCCTCCGTGTCGAGCGGCAGGACGGGGCCGGGACCGCTGAGGCCGCCGGCCGCTTCCGTCGCGGGTCGATCGCCGCCGACATGGCTCATCGCTGGCGTTCTCCTTCCTTGTATTACGGAGCGTCAGCACAAAGTTGCAGCATGCAACACATACGGGTCGTCCCGTTGTGACGTGCAGATGCCGGTCTGCGTCGCCCCGCCGAAAAGCTACGCGAATGTTCATTACGGCGAGGCGTCCCCAGCCCACAATCGTGTAACAGCTCAATCACGGACGTCGAGCCGACGCGACAGCGCGTAGCAGTGTCGTCTACGGATTTAACTTCGGTATCAATTCGCTAACGGCACCGGGCCGGTAAAACAAAACCGCCCCGGGCGAGTGGCCCGGGGCGGTATGAGCGCCGAATTACGCCGGCGGGTTGGCCCACTTGCGGCGGCCGCGCGTCTTCTCCCGCTCGTGGCCGGAGAGCACGACCTTCCGGATCCGCACGGTGGCCGGGGTGACCTCGATGCACTCGTCCTCACGGCAGAACTCGAGCGCCTGCTCCATCGACATCTGCCGGTAGGGGATCAGCGGCACCAGCACGTCGCCGGACGACTGGCGCATGTTCGTGAGCTTCTTCTCCTTGGTCGGGTTGACGTCCATGTCGTCGGACCGGGAGTTCTCGCCGACGATCATGCCCTCGTAGACCTCGGTGCCCGGCCCGACGAACATCACGCCCCGCTCTTGGAGGTTCGCCAGCGCGAACCCGGTGGTGGGGCCCCGCCGGTCGGCGACGAGCGAACCGGTCGGACGCGTACGCAGCTCGCCGTGCCACGGCTCGTACTTCTCGAAGACGTGGTGCAGCAGGCCGGTGCCGCGGGTGTCGGTGAGGAACTCGGTGCGGAAGCCGATCAGGCCACGCGCAGGAACCAGGTACTCCATCCGCACCCAGCCGGTGCCGTGGTTGACCATCTGCTCCATCCGGCCCTTGCGCAGGGCCATCAGCTGCGTGACGACCCCGAGGTAGTCCTCCGGGATGTCGATGGTCAGCCGCTCCATCGGCTCGTGCACCTTGCCGTCGATCTCCCGGGTGACGACCTGGGGCTTGCCGACGGTGAGCTCGAAGCCCTCGCGGCGCATGATCTCGACCAGGACGGCGAGCTGCAGCTCACCGCGGCCCTGGACCTCCCAGGTGTCGGGCCGCTCGGTGGGGAGCACGCGGATGCTCACGTTGCCGACGAGCTCGGCGTCGAGCCGGCTCTTGACCAGGCGGGCGGTGAGCTTCTTGCCGCTCTCGCCGGCCAGCGGCGAGGTGTTGATGCCGATCGTCATCGAGATGCTGGGCTCGTCGACCGTGATGACCGGCAGCGGACGCGGGTCCTCGGGGTCGGCGAGCGTCTCACCGATCGTGATCTCGGGGATACCGGCGATCGCGATGATGTCGCCGGGGCCCGCCGACTCGACCGGCTTGCGCTCCAGCGCGTCGGTCATCAGCAGCTCGGTGATCTTGACCCGCTCGATCGAGCCGTCGGCCCGGCACCAGGCGGCCTGCTGGCCCTTCTTGATCGTCCCGTTGTGCACCCGGCAGAGCGCCAGGCGGCCCAGGTAGGGCGACGAGTCGAGGTTCGTGACGTGCGCCTGCAGCGGGACGCTGGGGTTGAACTTCGGCGCCGGGATCGTCTCCAGGATGGCGTCGAACAGCGGCTTGAGGTTCTCGCTGTCGGGCAGGCTCGCGTTCGCCGGCCGCTCGAGCGAGGCCCGGCCGGCCTTCGCGCTGGCGTAGACGATCGGGAACTCGATCTGGTGCTCGTCGGCGTCCAGGTCGAGGAACAGCTCGTACGCCTCGTCGACGACCTCGGCGATGCGGGAGTCGGGCCGGTCGACCTTGTTGACGACGAGGATCACCGGCAGCTTCGCCTCGAGCGCCTTGCGCAGCACGAAGCGGGTCTGCGGGAGCGGGCCCTCGCTGGCGTCGACGAGCAGCAGGACGCCGTCGACCATCGAGAGGCCGCGCTCGACCTCACCGCCGAAGTCGGCGTGGCCGGGGGTGTCGATGATGTTGATCGTGGTGTCGCCGTACCGGACCGCGGTGTTCTTCGCGAGAATGGTGATGCCCTTCTCGCGCTCGAGGTCCATCGAGTCCATGACCCGGTCGTCGACGTCCCCCTGCTCCCGCTGGTGCTCGCTGAACGCACCGGACTGCCAGAGCATGGCGTCGACAAGCGTGGTCTTACCGTGGTCGACGTGCGCGACGATCGCGACGTTGCGCAGATCCTCGCGGCGGGACAGCACCGTGTCTACGGACTGGGCGGGCATGACGAGGTCGCTCCTGGAGTTGTTCGGGGTTCGCCCGCGACGCAGATGACACCGGGCCAAACGCCATTCTACGGGGCTCCGCACTTGCTGGTTCCGCGCGGAAGGTCCACGGTCGGACCATGGCTGACATCACGCTCGGTGCGGACGAGATCACGGCGGCACTCGCGACCCGGCCGGAGTGGTCCGGGGACCCGACGGGGATCCGTCGAACGGTGGAAGCCGAGTCCTTCCCGGCCGCGATCGCGCTCGTCGACCGGGTCGCGGTCGTCGCCGAGCAGCGCGACCACCATCCCGACATCGACATCCGGTGGCGGACGGTCACGTTCGCGCTCGTCACCCACTCGGCCGGCGGGGTCACGGCGAAAGATCTCGACCTGGCGTCCGAGATCGATGCACTCGTCACCGGCTGAACTGATTCCGTGACGTCTCGATTCAGACTTTGCACGATAAAGACCCAATCGCGGCGCGCCGGTTAGCCGTAAACGCTTCCCGTGTGGGATGGATCACGGCAGACTGCCGGTACGTAGGGTCGACGCGCACAGGGGCGCCGGCGGGCTGACGATGCCCGGCGTCCCCGAACCGCGTCGAGGCGCCACGGAGGTGGTCACGATGTCGGTGCGTGCGAACGAAACCACGGAGCTCGCCCAGGTCAGGCGCGCGCTTCTCGAACTCGACCGGGCGGTCGGTCAGCTGCAGGCCCAGCACACCGAGACGCTCGGCGTGCGGCGGCTCGTGAGTGACGTCCGCCGGCTCATCGAGGACCTGGACGAGATCGGTGAACTTCCGCCCGCGCGGGCCGAAGAACCTCGCCTCCACTACGTGTCCGACACGCCCTATCCACCGGACCTCTGGCGTGATTGTGACGACGAAGGCCTCGGCGGCCGCAGGTAGGCCACGCACATAACTTCACAGGAGCCACCCCAGGCATGAGTGCACCCCCTATCCCCCCAGCTGTCTCCCCCGCTAGCGAGCCCCGCGCACGCGCGAAGATCCGCGTCCGGACGCTACGCACGGATCGCTGGTGGCTGACCCCGCTGCTGACCGTCCTGGGCCTGGTGGCCTGGATCGCCTACGCGACCGTGCGGGCGTTCATGCAGAAGTACTACTGGGTCGACGACTACCACTACCTGACGCCGTTCTACTCGCCCTGCGTCTCCACCGGCTGCGTGCCGGAGGCCGCGCACTTCGGGCGGGTGCTGCCGGACGTCTGGTTCATCCCGTACGCCGCGCTCAGCCTGCCGTTCCTGCTGCTGTTCCGGCTGACCTGCTACTACTACCGGAAGGCGTACTACCGGTCGTTCTGGCTCTCGCCGCCGGCCTGCGCCGTGGCCGAGCCGCACGCGAAGTACACCGGTGAGACCCGCTTCCCGCTGATCGGGCAGAACGCCCACCGCTACGCGTTCTACGCCGCGTTCCTGATCTCGATCATCAACACGTTCGACGCGTTCGCGGCGTTCCGGTCGGGTGACGGCTTCGGCTTCGGGCTGGGCAACGTGATCCTGCTCGCCAACGTCGTCGCGCTCTGGGCGTACACGTTGTCGTGCCACTCCTGCCGGCACATCGTCGGCGGGCGGCTCAAGCACTTCTCCAAGCACCCGGTCCGGTACCGGGCCTGGACATTCGTGTCGCGGCTCAACGGCAAGCACCAGGAACTGGCGTGGCTCACGCTCGGCACGCTCGCCTTCACGGACTTCTACGTGATGGCGCTGGCGGCCGGCTGGTTCTCCGATCTGCGATTCGTCGGGTGAGTTCAATGACCAACATCGAGAAGCATTCCTACGACGTCATCGTGATCGGCGCCGGAGGCGCCGGTCTGCGCGCGGCGATCGAGGCCCGCCAGCAGGGCATGCGGACGGCGATCATCTGCAAGTCGCTGTTCGGCAAGGCCCACACGGTGATGGCCGAGGGCGGCGCGGCGGCCGCCATGGGCAACGTCAACAGCAAAGACAGCTGGCAGGTGCACTTCCGCGACACGATGCGCGGAGGCAAGTTCCTCAACCACTGGCGCATGGCCGAGCTGCACGCCCGCGAGGCGCCGGAGCGGATCTGGGAGCTGGAGACCTACGGTGCGCTCTTCGACCGCACCAAGGACGGCAAGATCAGCCAGCGCAACTTCGGTGGCCACGAGTACCCACGTCTCGCGCACGTCGGCGACCGCACCGGCCTCGAGCTGATCCGGACGCTGCAGCAGAAGATCGTCAGCCTCCAGCAGGACGACAAACGCGAGCACGGCGATTTCGAGAAGTACCTGCGGGTCTTCCACGAGGTGACGATCAGCGAGCTGCTCAAGGACGGCGACCGGATCTCCGGGGCGTTCGGCTACGCCCGCGACGACGGCCGGTTCCTGCTGTTCGAGGCACCCGCGGTCGTGCTGGCCACCGGTGGCATCGGCAAGTCCTTCCAGGTGACGTCGAACTCGTGGGAGTACACCGGCGACGGGCACGCGCTGGCACTGCGGGCCGGCGGCACCCTCGTCAACATGGAGTTCGTGCAGTTCCACCCCACCGGGATGGTCTGGCCGCCCTCGGTCAAGGGCATCCTGGTGACGGAGTCGGTGCGCGGTGACGGCGGCGTGCTGACGAACTCCGAGGGCAAGCGGTTCATGTTCGAGTACATCCCGGACGTGTTCAAGGACAAGTACGCGACCACCGAGGAAGAAGCCGACCGCTGGTACACCGACGCCGACAACAACCGGCGTCCCCCGGAGCTGCTCCCCCGCGACGAGGTCGCGCGCGCGATCAACTCCGAGGTGAAGGCCGGGCGCGGCTCCCCGCACGGCGGCGTCTACCTGGACGTGTCGAAGCGGCTGCCCGCCGACGAGATCCGGCGCCGCCTGCCGTCGATGTACCACCAGTTCAAGGAGCTGGCCGACGTCGACATCACGGCCGAGCCGATGGAGGTCGGGCCGACCTGCCACTACGTGATGGGCGGGGTCGAGGTCGACCCGGACTCCCAGGCCGCGGTCGGCGTCGCCGGTCTCTTCGCGGCCGGCGAGGTGTCCGGCGGCATGCACGGCTCCAACCGCCTGGGCGGTAACTCCCTCTCCGACCTGCTGGTCTTCGGGCGCCGGGCGGGTTCGTACGCCGCGGAGTACGTCTCCGGTCTGGAAGGCCGCCCGTCCGTGCTCGACGCCGACGTCGACGACGCGGTGTCGTTCGCGCTGACGCCGTTGGAGCGCTCCGACGGCGAGAACCCCTATCAGGTGCAGCTCGACCTGCAGAAGGCCATGCACGAACTGGTCGGCATCATCCGGAAGGCGCCGGAGATCGAGAACGCCCTGTCCACGCTGGTTTCGCTGCGGGAGCGCGCGTCCACGGTCTCGGCCGCCGGCGGGCGGACCTACAACCCGGGCTGGCACGTCGCGCTGGACCTGCGCAACCTGCTCGTCGTCGCGGAGTGCGTGGCCAGGGCCGCGCTGATCCGTGAGGAGAGCCGCGGTGGTCACACCCGGGACGACTTCCCGGAGATGTCCGCGCAATGGCGGCAGCGCAACCTGATCTGCTCGCTGCGCAAGGACGAACCCGGCGTAGCCGTCCGCGAACAGCCGCTGCCGACGATGCCGGTCGAGCTGCTCTCGTTGTTCGACCGATCGGAGCTGTCGAAGTACCTCACGTCCGACGAGCTTTCCGTGTTGGCTTCCGAACCGGACGCACCGCCCGCGGTGGTGGCCGCCGCCCGGCAACCGGCGGACGACGAGTCACGCGACTCGTCGCCCGAGACGGTCGCGGACGAGCGCAGTACCACCGGCGACGCGGTGGGTAGGAGCCATTCCGAGGGAAGCAGGGGCTGATGGGCTACCAGGCGAAGTTCCGGGTCTGGCGCGGCGCCGGCCGTCCCGACGAGACGATCACGGCCGCCGAGGCCGACGGAGCGCTGCACGACTACGAGGTCGAGGTCAACGAGGGCGAGGTCGTTCTCGACGTCATCCACCGGCTGCAGCAGACCCAGACGCCCGACCTGGCCGTGCGGTGGAACTGCAAGGCCGGCAAGTGCGGGTCGTGCTCGGCGGAGATCAACGGCCGGCCGCGGCTGATGTGCATGACCCGGATGACGACGTTCGCCGAGGAAGAGACCGTCACGGTCACTCCGATCCGGACGTTCCCGCTCATCCGCGACCTGGTCACCGACGTCTCGTACAACTACGAGAAGGCGCGGGAGATGCCCGCGTTCTCGCCGCCGCCGGGGGTGGAGCCGGGCGAGTACCGGATGCAGCAGGTCGACGTCGAGCGTTCGCAGGAGTTCCGGAAGTGCATCGAGTGCTTCCTCTGCCAAAACACCTGCCACGTGGTGCGTGACCACGACGAGAACAAGCCGGAGTTCGCCGGCCCGCGGCTGTTCATCCGGGCGGCCGAACTCGACATGCACCCGCTGGACTCCCGCGCGGACCGTAAAGAGTTCGCGCAGGCCACCCAGGGCATCGGCTACTGCAACATCACGAAGTGCTGCAGCGAGGTGTGCCCCGAGCACATCCACATCACCGACAACGCGATCATTCCGATGAAAGAACGCGTCGTCGACCGCAAGTACGACCCGATCACCTGGCTCGGCAACAAGATCGGCCGCCGCAAGAGCTAGGGGCGCGCCGGGCTTGGGAGCACGGCCCCGCCGAGATGGGCCCTGACTTCGGTCAGGGCCCATCCGAGCAGGTTGAGGCCGCGCCATTTCGACGGCGTGCGGGCGTGGGGGGCGTCGTCGGCCAGGCCGATGCCCCAGATGCGGTCGAGCGGGCTCGCCTCGACCAGGACCCGGTCACCGGTGCCGCGCAGATACCCGGCGAGCTCCGGATCGCGGAACTTGGCCCGGTTTCCCTCGACCACGATGTCGAAGCGGTGGGCCTTCCAGGCCTTCTCGTCGAAGTTACGCACGGTCTGGCCGAGCTTCTTCACGAGCATCGGGTGCTCGGCGGCCAAAATCTTCGCGAGCGCTTCGTCGTCGCCGAACAGCCGGGCCTTGCCGGCCATCATCCAGTGCTCGGCGCTTCGGTACTCCACGCCTTCGACCGTGAACGGCTGCTGCCACCACTGGCTCAAACGGCCCGGGCCGGGCAGCGCTTTCCAGAAGAACAGGAAGTCGATGGTCTCGCCCGCGGCCTCACGCCGGGCGAGGGAATCGAGGTACTGCGCGGGCGTCGGCATTCCCGCACAGTGGCAGAGGGGTACGACAGAAGGCACCCGAATAACCTGGGGGCATGACCGACTGGCCGACCACCGAGGCCGAAGCGGTCGCCGTGCAGGATGCGCTGCGCGGCACGGTGCTTCGCTCCGGCCCCCCGCTCGAGATGCTGCGCCTCGCGGCCGGCGTCGACGTGGCCTACGACACCGCGTCGGATCTGATCGCCGGGGCCGTGGTCGTGCTCGACGTGGCCACCCGGCAGCCCGTGGCGCAGGCCACCGTCGTCGGCCGGGCCGCTTTCCCCTACGTGCCCGGCCTGCTCGCGTTCCGTGAGATCCCGATCCTCACCGAGGCGCTGCGGCGGCTGCCGGTCCGGCCCGACGTGCTGGTCTGCGACGGCTACGGCCTGGCCCACCCACGCC contains:
- a CDS encoding ABC transporter ATP-binding protein, whose amino-acid sequence is MTESAEAVAPDGEEDFLRVDDLKVSFATMDGTVQAVDGVSYGVRRGQTLGIVGESGSGKSVSSMAIMGLHDLKRAEITGSITVGGRQIIGCPEEEVRKLRGQTMAMIFQDPLSALHPYYTVGRQIVEAYRIHHPDASKKVARTRAIEMLDRVGIPRPDKRVDSYPHEFSGGMRQRAMIAMSLVNDPDLLIADEPTTALDVTVQAQILDLLEDLQSEFHSAVIIITHDLGVISQIADDVLVMYAGRAVEKGTVEQVLRRPQHPYTWGLLNSVPSLHGDAEADLVPIKGSPPSLLNRPSGCAFHPRCPYAGQNGDRSFTDVPELLPVLDDAGHSVACHLPADRRREIYQRDIAEAGVAL
- a CDS encoding ABC transporter substrate-binding protein produces the protein MRRPVRMLSVGVLAVALAAAGCSKNTGDNDTTGESTKAETQTATLAENSDGPAPEVSGAKKGGTVTLYTSGDFEHLDPQQNYVVPSQTTGSNLLYRTLTQYRENGDGKLEVVGDLATNTGEESNGGKTWKYTLKDGLKYEDGSAITAQDVAYGIARSFSPDLPNGPHYIQQWLAGSADYNAKYKGPYNGGAKTPPGVQVPDAKTIIFTFPEAHADTPFAMALPTSSPVPPARDTKIQYDNRPFSSGPYKIQTYNRTQKMVLVRNENWDPKTDPIRHDFPDQYVVDFTRTAEQASELLISDAGAAQTALTFQDMTIPASVYPKAVAQAKDRILTGPTQYVWQINFNTQRVTDLKLRQALNYAIDRQGLLKVWGSYAGEAGTTLLSPTTSGYDKYNAYDGGATGNIEKAKELLGGKTVKLTYAYRNTERNQAIAAFLRSSLKPAGVDLTIQPVDEDQYYTVIGKKNNQFDMYMYGWGSDWPGAGTVIPPLWDGKRITPEGNNNTAYLNDPKTNEEIVRILGLSDLTEADKAWGALDKDIMTRLAPTIPVIYDKQTTLYGSKIGGIYLSKPYGNSGLNNLYVK
- a CDS encoding ABC transporter permease; amino-acid sequence: MARFILRRGSLALLTLFGVSVLTFFMFFAVPTSPAELQCGRDCRPSQVQNIEKQLGLDQPLWTQYGQYMKGIVVGRTIGEGDTAIKCDAPCLGWSFRSSEAVSSIVGRALPVTISIVLGGAAMWALLGVSLGFISALRRGTWIDRSAIGFSLAGASLQIYFVGLLLQVLFVYTLKWLPTPSYTSPFESVGDWLTGMILPWTTLAFLNSAIYARLTRAQMLETLSEDFVRTARAKGLPPRQVYLRHALRAGITPIVTIFGLDLGVSLGGAVITENVFGMPGVGFVAAEAARQLNLPVVMATVLLAAFFIVLTNVVVDWLYAYIDPRVRLG
- the typA gene encoding translational GTPase TypA; amino-acid sequence: MPAQSVDTVLSRREDLRNVAIVAHVDHGKTTLVDAMLWQSGAFSEHQREQGDVDDRVMDSMDLEREKGITILAKNTAVRYGDTTINIIDTPGHADFGGEVERGLSMVDGVLLLVDASEGPLPQTRFVLRKALEAKLPVILVVNKVDRPDSRIAEVVDEAYELFLDLDADEHQIEFPIVYASAKAGRASLERPANASLPDSENLKPLFDAILETIPAPKFNPSVPLQAHVTNLDSSPYLGRLALCRVHNGTIKKGQQAAWCRADGSIERVKITELLMTDALERKPVESAGPGDIIAIAGIPEITIGETLADPEDPRPLPVITVDEPSISMTIGINTSPLAGESGKKLTARLVKSRLDAELVGNVSIRVLPTERPDTWEVQGRGELQLAVLVEIMRREGFELTVGKPQVVTREIDGKVHEPMERLTIDIPEDYLGVVTQLMALRKGRMEQMVNHGTGWVRMEYLVPARGLIGFRTEFLTDTRGTGLLHHVFEKYEPWHGELRTRPTGSLVADRRGPTTGFALANLQERGVMFVGPGTEVYEGMIVGENSRSDDMDVNPTKEKKLTNMRQSSGDVLVPLIPYRQMSMEQALEFCREDECIEVTPATVRIRKVVLSGHEREKTRGRRKWANPPA
- a CDS encoding 4a-hydroxytetrahydrobiopterin dehydratase — encoded protein: MADITLGADEITAALATRPEWSGDPTGIRRTVEAESFPAAIALVDRVAVVAEQRDHHPDIDIRWRTVTFALVTHSAGGVTAKDLDLASEIDALVTG
- a CDS encoding ABC transporter permease, encoding MSHVGGDRPATEAAGGLSGPGPVLPLDTEAVLAPAAGDEPGDRGDKQPKVQGRSPGQLAWLRLRRDKVAVTSVVVLVFFLLVAIFADLIVSAYGINKDQLFGDELDSIGYPLGYLGGVSGEHWFGLEPQLGRDIFVQLVYGARTSLGIAFAAAVFSTVIGVVMGLVSGFLGGWVDSVISWITDLLLAFPFIIFSLAAIPIINTLITGSVQKQPSVESRIYVVVGVLVTFGWMSTCRLVRGQVLSLREREFVDAARAAGAGTRHIIFRQLLPNLWAPILVTFSLAVPQYVTTEAALSFLGIGVTEPVPDWGRMIFRSTSYVSADPAYAFFPGIALFLLVLAFNLFGDSLRDALDPRSAR